One region of Polynucleobacter sp. SHI8 genomic DNA includes:
- the apaG gene encoding Co2+/Mg2+ efflux protein ApaG encodes MTQFSAQISVQVQFLEEQSSAEQGQYHFAYTLSIKNDGEVPFQLIAREWLITDSDGNTQQIKGLGVVGQQPLLKGGQAFEYTSWATIPTPLGSMRGTYFCISEEAEMFEVPIPEFSLTMPRILH; translated from the coding sequence ACACAATTTTCCGCGCAAATATCAGTTCAAGTTCAATTTTTAGAAGAGCAATCGAGTGCTGAGCAAGGGCAGTATCATTTTGCTTATACATTGAGTATTAAAAATGATGGAGAAGTTCCATTTCAATTAATCGCCAGAGAGTGGCTGATTACAGATTCTGATGGAAATACTCAACAAATCAAGGGCTTAGGAGTTGTTGGACAACAACCTTTACTAAAAGGTGGACAGGCTTTTGAATATACCAGTTGGGCGACGATTCCTACCCCGCTAGGGTCTATGAGGGGAACTTATTTTTGCATTTCAGAGGAAGCCGAGATGTTTGAAGTGCCGATTCCAGAGTTTTCTCTCACCATGCCAAGAATATTGCATTAA